Within Micromonospora narathiwatensis, the genomic segment CGCGTGGCGTGGCCCACGGCCACACCCGGACGTCGCCGATGCCGGCCGGCTCGTCGAGCCCGGTGACCAGCAGTTCGCGGGCGAACGACCAGCTCACCGCCTCACCGCCAGCCGATTCGGCATGGAACAGGACATGGACCGCATACGGGTCAGCAGGGTCGTAACGCAAGCTGGCACGCACCGGCAATGCGGTGGCGTCAGGCGCGACGAGCCTTAGCGACGTCTCGACCTCTACGGTCGTCGGTCGAATGACACTCATGGACGTTCTCCCCCCGGCACCGCTGCGGAACGCGCGTGTCCCGCTTTTCCCATACTCAGGTGCTACTCCTGGCTACGCTCCGCCATACGCTGACTTCACCCAGTGGTGGGAAGGGGGTGGGAAACGCCTCCGAGAATGTGAAAATTCTTGTAGGATTCCCTGTTCTGCCCAGTTCCGTGGTCCCGCCCGGCAACGGGTGGTTCAGTCGTCGACTTACTCCGGTAACGTCCAGTCCTCAACGGGGGTGACGGTCCGGGGCGACACTGGGGGTGGAAATGGTCACGAGGGGTTCCTCAGTGGAGGCGAGGGCCACGGCCGACCCGCCGAAAGGAGCGGCCCGAACAGCCGAAAGGCGGGGGTACGAGGTGTCTGTGGAGCGCGGTGAACGGGGCGCCGGCGACGGCCACCGGGAAGCCTCCGGCGTCGCCGTCGAGCCACCGCCCCGAGGCCGCTGGCGGGGCCGCTTGCACACCACCCTCGACCTGATCCGGGCCAACCCCACCGGCCGGATCACCCTCAAGATCTTCATTGCCCTCGTCGGCGCCATCGTGGTCACCATCGGTATCGCACTCATCCCGCTGCCCGGACCCGGCTGGCTGATTGTGATCGCCGGGCTCGGCATCTGGGCCCTCGAGTTCATCTGGGCCCGCCGGCTGCTCACCTTCACCCGACGGAACGTGCACGCCTGGACGCGCTGGGTGCTCCGGCAGTCACTCCCGGTGCGCTTTCTGTTGGGCGTGGTCGGGCTGGTGTTCGTGGCCGTGGTGGTGTGGCTGTCGCTCAAGTACAGCCTCGGCATCGACGTGGTGGCACGGCTGCTGCACTACCTCGCGACCAACTGACGACCCGCCGACCCCGGATTTTTGGTCTGGGTTCTCGATCAGGTAGAGTCATCGGCGCTGAGGGCGATTAGCTCAGCGGGAGAGCGCTTCGTTCACACCGAAGAGGTCACTGGTTCGATCCCAGTATCGCCCACGCAGGTCAAAGGCCACTTCCCGGGCTCGGGAGGTGGCCTTTCTGCTGTGGTACAGCAGCTTTGTACAGCAGTTCCGTCAGTGGCCGAGTGAGTCACCGAGGCGTCTGAGGGCATCTCTGGTCGCCTTCGTCGATACCTGGGTGTAGATCTCCATCGTCACGGCGAACCGGGCGTGCCGGAGGACCTGCATGGCGACTCTCGGGTGGACGTCGAGGTCGGCCAGCAGGGTGGCGCAGGTTCGCCGCGCGTCGTGAACGGTGATCGGCGTGACCTTGGCTCTCTCGCACCGGGTCTGCCAGGAGCGCTGGAAGTTGCGCGGCTCGATCGGTGTGCCATAGCGGGTGGTGAATAGGAGGCCGTTTTCATGCCACGCCTTGCCGGCGGCTGCTCGTGCCTCGTCGCGTTGTTCTTGCCTGAGTTTGAGCGCGGTCAGGCAGATGTCGGGCAGGGGCAGGGTGGCGTCGGACGCCTGGGTCTTGGTGTCGCGGTGCAGGAGCTGCCCGCGTACGCGCTGCAGTTGACGGCCGACGGTCAGCTCTCCGGCGTCGAGGTCGACGTCTGACCAGGTGAGGCCGAGGGCTTCGCCCTTGCGTAGGCCGGTGACGAGGACCAGTGCGTAGGCGGCGTAGAGGGGGTCCTCGTCGGCGCGGGCG encodes:
- a CDS encoding SsgA family sporulation/cell division regulator, with the protein product MSVIRPTTVEVETSLRLVAPDATALPVRASLRYDPADPYAVHVLFHAESAGGEAVSWSFARELLVTGLDEPAGIGDVRVWPWATPRGDFVALALSSPDGNALFEVPRSVLVRFLRRTYVVVPRGREAEHLDVDTAVNRLLAGR
- a CDS encoding TIGR02611 family protein, encoding MSVERGERGAGDGHREASGVAVEPPPRGRWRGRLHTTLDLIRANPTGRITLKIFIALVGAIVVTIGIALIPLPGPGWLIVIAGLGIWALEFIWARRLLTFTRRNVHAWTRWVLRQSLPVRFLLGVVGLVFVAVVVWLSLKYSLGIDVVARLLHYLATN